The Acinonyx jubatus isolate Ajub_Pintada_27869175 chromosome D3, VMU_Ajub_asm_v1.0, whole genome shotgun sequence DNA segment TGGGGATACATTTTCTGAgccttcactttaaaaaaatttcttttaagtgtgagaacgaggtggggaggggcagagagagggagagagaaaaccccaagcaggctttgcactgtcagcgtgaagcccagtgtggcctgagccaaaaccaatagtcagatgcttaaccaactgagtcacccaggtaccccttcacttttgtttttaagtttatttatttttagagagagcgagagcgagaacacataagcaggggagggacagggagagagagagagggagagagagaaacccaagcggctccacactgttagcacaagcacagagcccgactcggggctggaactcaggaagagttggacgcttaaccaactgatccacccaggcgcccctctgatactttactttaaaaaataaataccagtgTTAGTTTGGTTATTTGGCATTTATGTAGTGCTTTGTGTTTACAGGCAAGAGGGAGTTGGCCCTGTGCTGATACCAAATATTGTGGGCTGGTGTGACATTTATAAAGAGTAGAGGATCAGTGCTGACATCAGACATCCAGGCCACTCAcctttgtggggtggggggccagaGTACATATGACTAACAACAGCCACCCGTGtatcatctgtaaaacaaggaaaacaatgcTTGCCATATGAGATAGTGTAATttgtaagaaatacatatttggtcatTCAGTTTTGGTTTTCATCCATAATTCCTGGCTCTTTCCTCACCAAATTGACTAAGTGTTGAgagtgataaaggtgtcttttgttaatGGAGAAGGCTGGACCCCACTCAAGGGCGGGGCTGTTGCCAGGACGACCAACCATGTGATCAGAAGGTTGGcccttccagccccacccccaacctctgtggagaggggaggggctggaggctgaaTCAGCCAATGGGAACTTCCGGTCACACCGCCGActcccagggaggggaggggctggaggctgaaTCAGCCAATGGCCAAAGAGCTAATCAACTGTGGCTATACAAAGAAGCCTCGGTAAAAATGTCAAAGGACCGGGTTCAGAAGCTTCTGGAGATTGGGAAGAGTGCTGTGCGGGGAGGGATGGAAGCCCCACAGCCTTTCCCCAGACCTGTCCCTATGATCTCTTCCTCTGGCGGTTGATTCTTAGCCTTTGTCACCTCCTTGAGCCACCAGGTGAGCGGCAGTGttcccctgagttctgtgagccgcgGCCGCAAATTGCCAGTTGGTCGGAAGCACGAGTAACAAACAGCCTGGGACTTCCGACCGGTGTCCGAAGTCGGGGTGGGGGCATCTTACAGGACTGAGCCCTTACTGCGCAGGATCTGATGCTGCCTCCGGGTGGACAGTGTCAGAATCCGCAGGCACCCTGCAGGTGTCCCGAGAACTGCCTGAGCTTGTGTGTGTGGGACCCTCCCTACCCCAACTTTGGAACCGGGTCCAAGAACTCTAAAACAATTGTTGAAAGACCAAAAACCCTCATGGGACCGAGATAATATGCTTCAGAGTTCTCTGAAAATTCAGGCCGTCTAGGTGAGCAGGAAGGACCAGTGCGTATTAGGTACCTTCAGGAATGTCAGAGGCTGGCGAGCACACTACAGATTCTGGAGAAGCAAACGCCCCAGGAAAGCCTCTGCGACTGGGCTTCTCCCCCAGCAGCACCAGCATACCAGGGCTGTGTCCCGACCGGCGGGCCAGCCGCTTCCAGCCCGTCAGCAGAAAGGAGGCACCCTCAGTCTTTGGGCCCCTTGCAGGGCTCTGCTGGAAGGAAAGGGCTTTCTTCTCAGCTTCTACTCAAACATGTCCtgcttttctgtatttgaaaTGACAGTTACAGGATCGTGCTTGTGGCTTAGTTTTTTCGTGTGCATATACAGCTATCTGGGGGCTGTGTCCTCAGCCTGAACTCCTAGGTGGTGCTGGGAGGTGGTGTAATAAAATGAGACGGGCCCCGGCTTGAGGTCAAACAAACCTGGGCTCGGATCTGAGTCTATATGTtagaagctgtgtgactttgggtgtTTGTAAACtaagggcctcagtttcctcaagtaTAAAATGAATATTGACTTTGCCAGGTTAGTGGAGGATTCGGTGAAGGCCTGAGTGCGCTGCCTAGTATGTGGTGGGCTCACAATGTCTGATGATGAACTGGCAGAATGACACTCACGTGCTCTTTGTCAGACCTTTGACAAGATCAGGATGTGTTTGGAATAGCGGCTAATGTGACCAAAGCATCTATCCCATGTACTCTTAATGGTAGCGACTGCAGAGGAACTGTCTTGTTGACGCAGGTCTGTTAGTCGATCAGGACGCCCTGGTGCAGGCTCTTCAGACTGGGGTTATTAAAGGAGCAGCACTGGACGTGACGCACCCGGAGCCCTTGCCCAGGTAAGAAAGCTGGACAGAATCTACATCCTCTGGTCCACGTAGGGCTGTCCTCAGTGGTCATTCCTCCTGGTCCACGCAGGGCAGTCCCCAACGGTCATTCCTCCTGGTCCACGTAGGGTGTCCTCAAATAGTCACTGCTTTGGGCTTTTTCAGATGTGTTGTCACAGACCTGTAGTCGAGTCTTGGCCATGCAGGGGCCTGAGAAGGCCTCTGGTGGCCTGTCCAGTCCTGCAGATCATCAGATGTCTGTTTCAACACCACCATGGACAGGGAGCTCCAGGCCCGCAGGCAGCAGTCCCCATGGATGGAGACTGTACAGAATATTCTTGCTCAGATCAAACCAAAATAGTCCTTCCCTTACCCACTGACTCCAGTTTGCCCCTGATCATTCTCCTCTCTTACAAACCTTCTGTGTTTTAAGACAACCACTGTGTTTcatcttactttaaaaacaattttttttaacgtttctttatttttgagagagagaaacagactgtgagcagggaaggggcagagagagagggagacccaaaatatgcagcagactccaggctgtcagcacagagcccagcacagggctcataCCCATGAATCGtgcgtgagatcatgagctgagctgaagtcagatggctaactgactgagccaccctggcgcccctgttTCTTCTTACTTTTATTCTCCCCTAAATATCCTTCAATCACAGCCTAAATGATAGCATTTCCAGACACCTGGTCATTATTGTTGCCTTCTGGCACTGCAGTTTTAAAGGGCCTTTGAAAATGTGCTCTCAGGAACGGAGCATAGTGTCCACATTGTGGCCTGACCACGCAGAAAACTTGCTCAGAAGTTGTATCAGCAGCCTCATTGCACCCTTAGTTCATTACGTTTTTAGTCAGCAAGAACTTAAATTATTCTTGCAATTGTTGTTTAAGTACATGTGTGGAGCTTTACACTTCTGTGCATTTAATGCCATTTGCTTGTGTGTTTTGACCCATTGATCCAGCCCATTAGGACTACAGTCTTGATTCTGTCATTCGTTAAGCTAGAGATTCCCAGGTttgattcctccagctttgatttGTCTGGTAAACAAATTACTGTCTGAATGTTTGCCATTACAACCAAATTTAATATCTAAGTTTATCAAGATTGACCATAGAACTTACATTTCTGAGAAAAACAATAGTTTATCTAGAACAGCCGTTCTCAAAACATGGTCTGGAGACCCTTTCAAGGggtcaaaattattattatgtgaactcaaaattattttcacaatatTGTAAGATGTTATTTACCTTTTCACTCATGTTTCGGTACATCgtacagtggagttttccagagacTAATGACATGTGATTATCACTCTGACAACTAATGAAATGTGTGCTTCCAGgttattgtattaaaatttttttagttttaatctCTAACATAGTGCATGTTGATAGATACAACCCACGTAAACAAATGTTCTTTGTGGTTCTCAATTTTAAGAGTGTAAAGAGGTCCTAAGACCAAAGGTTTGGGAACCACTAACGTAgaatagaaatttttttcaatgtaaattaAGAAACTTGAGCATTTTAGACAGTTGTCAACTTAGAAACCTAGAAGTCTAATGCTCACCTGTTGGCTAGTCTGTCAAGATGAGATTTTATTAGCTTCATTCActagttttcagttttattgtatAACAAATCAGTGACAGTTACAGAGGTATTTGCTACGCCTTCTTAACAGAGTTGGCTCTTGCCTATACACCTCATATTATGGACAGGTGTTGTTATAATTGGCCatgattcagttttatttctgagttcCAAGTCAGTTGAGAGACAAAACCAGTCACCCTGTCTCAATTCACTGTGTCATACTGAGACTGGTTTCCAATATGTGCTGTTATAGTAGGGCCCACCTCCTTCCTATTAGGAGGAcagaagtgtttttttgttttgttttgtttttttttttcagaatagctCCTATCCTTGCTGTGTTCTAGGCTGTATCTTAATTTCAATCAATTCTGGGGGCAAGGACAGAGTGTTGGTATAAATTACAAGTGCCCCAAAGAACTTCCACAGGTTTGGGGGGGAAGTCCCAGAGGTGTGCTCCTTGAGCCTCAGGTAGGATTAAGGGTTACTGCTGCCTGTCTGCTTTGGCCTTTGTATTAAAAGTCAAGAGGTCCTGTTTGGGCAGGTGACTGCCCTTTCATCATGCTGGTTTCTAGCGTTTTCCATCGTTTCAGTCTGGTGGATCACTTCACTAACACTTCCTTATTTTCCCAGGCTGACTCccatcctctcccttcttcctgggAGAGAACTCCCTCTCATCTAATTCTAGGTCATAAATATTTTCCCTCTGAATGCCCCCACTCCCTAAGGGAACATTCAGCTTATCGCATGATGCCTAGACTAGCACCCATATCCCCGGGagccttttcatttttgtggacCAGTGTTGTCTAAACCACCACATATGTTGTGCTATTGTGTGCTAATGGCCGGGGTGCCATTAGGATACATGTTTTGCACCCAAAAAATGCTGGGCCCCCCCATAGTGGGGTTAGATGAGTGGTGGTCATACCTAGGTATAATTTAGAATATGCCATAAGGCCCCTTCTCAGCGTGGGGCTAGAAACCCAGAATATGGAATTAGAGCAGGCAATGTGGAATAGTTTTCATCAATTAATCTGCATTTCAGAGATCATCCTTTATTGAAGTTGGAGAACGTCACTCTGACACCTCACGCTGGGAGTGCTACTCATCAAGCCAGGCGACAGATGATGGAAAATTTGGTTGCAAGCATCCTGGCTTCTCTCCATGGCCTTCCCATTCCTAATGAAGTGCGACTTAACTGGGATAATTCCGTGGCATGACACGTGgcagattaaatgaaaaaaaaaacatcttgtTTTGTGTATCTACGTTAAAGCCCATCATGCAGATTAATACTCTTTTGGGCGAAAAGCCTTAAGAACAGCGGTAACATTTGTTGAGAACTTGGCAGGCGCTTCTCTTCCATTCCCGCCGCAGCCTCCAGGCCGCTCTGAGTGAACTCCCCCCGTTTTCAtaatgaagcacagagaattccctgtCTGAGGTCCCGGCAGCCTGCAAATACTCGGTCTTGGATGAAAACCCTGGGCCAGGTCTGCGCGTTTCCCAGTGGGCCACGCTGCCTTCCGTCCCGTTAAACTCTCGTAGCTCCTCGGACCCCAGTACCCGTGACACTTGGAGCCCGAACCCCTCGTTTCTTTCCGTTATTCCACCGGCGGTTTTTGAGCACCGTCTGCGTGCCGCGCGCGCGTGCTGTTCGAAGCTCCGGGGCTTCCGCGGGAACGGCGTCCCGGAATGGGGGGCTGGCCCGCTGGTGGGGGCGACAGGAGTGCGGAGCACCGAGCCGGGGTCTGCGGGCAGGCCCCGGAATGGGCGCGCCTCCTTTCTGGAGCGGAGGGGAGACCGGCGAGGCGGCAGGGGCTCCACTGCCGGCGCCCGAGGCCGCTCAAGCCGCCCCCCTGCCTTCCTCAAACGatggggcggggaaggggcacgGGCCTTGCGATGCGCCCTCCCCAGCTCCGCGAGGGAGCGTGAACCGCGCTCCCGGCCCGCCCCAGAGCTCACCACCACGAACGCCGCCAGCCGCGCTCGGGGGCGGGCCGTCGCCTCACTGCGCCTCTCCCCGGCCTCTAGACCCCGCCCCGCTATGCACGCAGACCACGCTCCCCTAGTGTCCCCGGAGGCGCGTCGCCCCGCCCAATGTCGCTCTACAAGCGGGTCGCCCCCTCCAGGTGACACCGCGTTCCCAAACTCGCCACACTCAGCTCGCTTCCGCTCAGACCCACGCGCGCCCCGCGTCGCCCCGCCCCGCGTCGCCCCGCCCCGCGTCGCCCCGCCCCGCGTCGCCCCGTCCTGGCGCTCTCCCGGCAGCCATGTGGGCTTCGGCCCTCCGAGTGTGGGGGCTTCGCGAGATGTTTCGGGCGCCGCTCGGCGGACGGCAAGCGGCTCTCCTTACGGGCGGTGTCCGAGGCGTGCACAGCTCGCCAGTCCCGTGTGGCAAGAACCTACTCAAGAAGTTTGCTTCGAAAACCAAGTAATGCGCACCGAGTCTGGGTGAGGGGCTccggggtgggggcggtgccCATGCAGCCGAGGCGACGCTCTCGAgtcagggggcagggggcaatgtctacggggggggggggggggccgacgGGGCGGAGTCGGTGCCCACGGGGATGGGTCAGTGGGGCGGGGCTTCACGCACAGGCCTTGCCCTGGGGCCCTCGCTGCGGTCTGCCCGTTAGACCGATGCTTACGGAAGACTCGCAGGCAGTCGCACTCACTGGTTAGCATTTGCTCGTGTCCCCACTCAGCCCGCTTCCGTAGTGGAGGTCATAACCTGACGGTACGTCAGGAACGTACGAAGCAAAGTGGTGCGGACATTTCTGGTGGTTCTTGTAGATTCatcagagggaaggaagaaagcgCGCGCGTTTTCTTCCCATGTTACTGCTTCCTTTGTTGGCCTAATTTGAGGATAGTTTTCTTACGGTGACAGAAGTAGAATACAGTGTGTTGGTTTTCGTCGCACACTTTCAGTTCTGATTGTGGTAGATAGGGTTGtgtgcttgttttattttaatagattaatttttaaaaacattttcagaaaacttgGCAGAGTACAGTTAGTTCCCGCGTAACCACACCCCACGTCTCTTACGTTAACATGTTAGCGGGGCACATTTGTCACCTTAAGGAGCCAGTACTGATACGTGATTATTAACTGAAGCATATGCCTTGTTCcagttaacttttttgtttttaattttgtaatgtttatttatttttgagagagagagagagagagagagagcgcgagcgagcatgagcgggggaggggcagagagagggggagacacagaatcggaagcaggctccaggctccgagccggcagcacagagcccgacgcggggctcgaacccacgaaccgcgaaatcgtgacctgaaccaaagttgggtgctgaaccgactgagccacctgggtgcccctcagtTTCCTTAGTAAAAACAccctttttctgtcccaggaGCCTATCCAAGGACCCCATTACATTTAGCCACTGCTCTTGACTGTTTTGTGACCTTGATGGGTTCAAGGAGTTACGGTTAGATATTTTCTAcgtatttctagatattttctgctcctctctttggatttgtgtgattttttttcttctaacgaTTATGTTGGCATTGTGGGTTCTTGGGCGGAAGACCGTAGAAGGAAAGACCTACTCCCCATTCCATACTattgtttttttcagtgtttgttcatttctgaggggggcaggcagaggatccaaagcaggctccaggctgagagcagaacccgacgtggggctcgaactcacaaaccgtgagatcatgacctgagctgaagtcagacgttcaaccgagtcacccaggtgtccccccctaTTATTTTCTTTAGGGGGGCCTCACCGTGTGCAACCCACATCTCAGGAGGGGGAGTCATACTCTTGAATTGTTTGGAATTCTGTGAGAGATGCGTTTCTTGTCCTGCGTTTACTAATTTATGTCAGTGTGGACTTAACAGGTGTTAActaatactactttattttgctCAGATTGTTTTAGCTCTTTCATTTAGACACACTCATCATTGTGGGTTTTGtggtgggtttaaaaaaaaaagttttcttttgtgCACTTTTTTCCTGGCACATCCTTTGTGCGCCCAAGAATCAGCCGTTGCTCCAACGGGCTCTGGTTGCTGTTACTGCAGAACGCCATCAGAAACGATGGTTTGAGAGCTGGCCTGTCTGTTAGACTTTTTCAGCTGACAAAGGAGAACGTACGTTAACTTTAACTCTGTACATACGCTTGCCTGTAAACGTTTCTATACGTGCCCACCGTGTTGGTACACAGAGAGACGAGCCCATACTGATGTCCACATGGCTCATCTGGCGCCCTTTCCTCGCTTATCTGTAACCTCCCCCTGCAGCAGGTGGCCggcctcccctccaccaccctgtTACTCGTCCAACCCCAGCACGTGCATGGCCGCGCGGCCCTGGGAAACTGCTTTCTCAAGTGTGGTATGGGGCTCAGTGCAGCTTGGTAGACattcttttaagattctctttctgcaCCTTCGGGATTGGAAGTAGACCTTAAGTAAACATCAGAAGGTTGAATGAAAACTGTCTGGTCTCCCCTACAACCCTTGTTGATTAGATTCTAAATTCCTTAGCATCCCGGTGACATAATTTCTGTGCCCAAGTTTAGCcccttaaaaagaattttggtattggggcgcctgggtggctcggtcgattaagcatctgacttcagctcaggtcatgatctcacggttcgtgggtttgagccccatgttgggcactgtgctgacagctcagagcctggagctgcttctgattctgtgtctccctctttctctgcccctcctccgctcgtgctctgtctctttctctctctcaaaaatatataaacattaaaaaaatataaaaaaagaatttttgtatcATAGTATTGAGTTGGtgtgtataatatttttttttttcatttgccttcaGTGTTATAGTTCTTACTTTCTCCCCACAGAAAGAAGTTTTGGTATGAAGGTCCTTCCTTGGGCTCTCACTTGGTAAGTCCAGAGTAGCAGCTGCTCTAGACTCTGGTGGGCATGAGGTTCCAGAAGTTGGCAAAACTCCAGCCTGGCCGTCCTTCCATTTCCAAGTTTGAATGCACAAGGTCTACAGGCTGGGACTATATACACTGGTAGAGTgaattttgactttaaaaaaaaaaaaaaaagagtcctacTAAAGTTTTCTGGAATGTTGTCTCTGTTATCAAATACTAACAGTGGTTTTTAGTGTGTGTGCATGACACGTGTAGATGTGCTGTAAAAGTTTATATAATAAATGGTTCTTGTTAGAAAAATTACATTGTGtgttaaaaaccactgaattgtgtatctttagagagggagaattttatggtatgtggatTATGTTTCAATGAGatatttggggaggaaaaaatatatactgacaGTACTTTTAATTTTGGAGGGGCGCTAGGTAAAATCTATGAAGGATCCAGGTCTGTAAATTGTATCTTAATGAATCAAGCTGAGATGGTTGAGGGTAacgttggtttttgtttttcaaggtgCTAAGTCCTTCCCAGCTCCCTTTTTGTAGATTAGGACAAGTTTAACATACAGTTGTAACGTTGGCCTTTCTGTCTGTTCTTCTTGATGGAGATGTACAAGCCGTCCCAGTTGGAATTCCTAACGAAGACCACCTCAAAGAAAACCAGGAAGGATGACCAGGTGCGCCTGAGGGCCCTGAACGGCCTCCTCTACAAAGCGCTGACTGATCTGCTGTGCACCCCTGAAGTGAGCCAGGAGATCTGTGACCTGAATGTGCAGCTCTCCAAGGTAGACTGGGCCCGGGTGGGAGGAATCGGGGTGAGGCCTGCAGGCCTGCGTCTAGTGGTTAGAAAGAAGGTGCCATGCTAGACTCAGGGTCTTTGAAGTTCTGTAGTGATGCTAAGTGGGACCATTCGAGTTGTGAAGACGGAGGgtacgtgtgcacatgtgtgtgtggtgtgcaagCACTGAGGGCGTTGTCAGATGCCCAGGAAGCACGATGGGTGGACGCGTGTGCGTTTGTCTTGGTGAGAAGACAGCAGGTGCCTCCCTGCAGTCTCCCTGTCCCTAGAGCGAGCTGAGCTGGAGGGAAATGGGAACATAAGTGGTAGTTCTGGCGGTTCTGATGTGCGCTGTGGGCTTGGGGTCAGGGACGATGAGGGTTTGGATTCCGGGCCCAGCTTCACCCCTTGTGAGTGTGTGGCCGGAGATGGTGGCCTGTCGCGGTACCCGCGGGAGTGCCTGCTTCTGGGTGGTGGGTGCCTGGAGCTGAAGACTGCCGATGAGCTGGTCTTCAGCCGCGGCCTGTGGTCCGCGGAAGCCCACGGAAGCGGACGGTGACTtgaggctggggtgggtgggactCAGGTGTCTCTGACTTCAGACTTCTCGGCCTGCCGTGTGTACTGGAGGACGACCGTCTCGGCCGAGCAGAACGCGCACACAGAGGCCGTCCTGCGGAGGAGCGCCGCGCACATGAGGTGACCGCGCTCTTCGTGTCTGCTTCTGCACGCACCTTGTGTTTCCCTCTTGTTGCATTAAGTTTTTTTGCTTTGAAGGAAAATTTTGGACGCATTTTCTTAAATTTCGAGATGTAGTTTACATCTGCACATGAGACGTCGTCTTGGACAGCAGTTCTCACAGTGGGGCCCCAGACTTCTGGGGACTGctgacacccaggtgtccctgtggtCATTGTAGCTTCATGCCATGTGCTCCCAGTAAAACACAATGCCACTTCGGTTTAAGGATATCTGtgatggggcgcccgggtggctcattcggttgagcctccgacttcggctcaggtcatgatctcacggtctgtgagcgtcgggctctgtgctgacagcctggagcctgcttcggattctgtgtctctctctctctgcccctcccctgttcatgctctgtctccctctgtctcaaaaatagataaacattaaaaaaacaaaacaaaaaccatgatgAATAAGCAAAAgttactaattttattaaatcctaACTCTTGTGTACCTGTCGTTGTAACGTTCTGTGTGGTGGGAAGGAAGCCTAAAATAACCTGTGCTGATGTGGTTGTCTGGGAAACACACAGTTGATTGTGAGCTGAAATAGACACTGTTCACTGGAAATGACAAGTGAACCACAAGCTGTGGTTTTTTCAGATTTGGGTATTTGACACATTTTCTCTAAAATGAGCAAAGTGAACCTGTCCCTTCAGGGAAAACAGCTGACTATACTTGTTGCCAGtgataaaattcaagctttcaagtgaaaattgATTTTAGAAAACCTGTATCCACCACTGTGATTTCGGTAGCTTTCTGATACTTAAAGACTCTCGATGAGAACGTTGGTCATGTTGACAAATGCAGTGTCATACTGTTCAGTGTGTCAACATTCTGCAAATCTGGGTAACTTGGTGAGCCAGTGTTTTCCAAATGACTAAGGCCTGAAGTTACAAACTCAAGCTTAGGGAAAGAGCCATTCGAGGTCAAGATACACCAGTGGATTTTAATATGACAGTGACACTCATTGATCTGGTTTCAGATTCTACGCTGCAACTAACTTTAACAGTATCCTTTGTTGAGTTTTTGTGGAGTGTTGGAGAAATCCATTCTTTTCTGGAGTGGTGTTCATTTGCTCCTTTTCCAGTTACAGGGCAGTGTGAGGCCGGATCTTCTAGTCCAGCCAGAATAACAGAGCAGCTTGGGTGCAGCGGGGAGAACGTCTCCCATTAGGCTGGGCATTAGAGAGATTTGTGACTATGTAAACAAGGCCACGTTTCTCAATCATTTTTTTGGGAATAATTCTCTTCAATGGtttagttatttttcattaaaaatcccACGTAAACATTTAATAGGTTTGTTATCTTGAATGAACGAATGtctgtttttcaaattctcaCTTTTAATTTATAGTGTAGTAGATACAGATAGATACAATACTCATCAACGAAAGCTCTTGGGTGTGCTCAGTAagttttaagagtataaagaGGTCTTGAGACTAAAAAGTTGAGAACTACCGAGGTGGATGCTAGGAAAGGAGTTACTGTGTTTTCTCCCCAGTCTTAAGAAATGCAGAAACCTAACCAAGCAGCACTCAGAACTGGACTCCCTCCTTCccgcttccttcctctctctgttcctcttgccTCTCCCTTGTACCTCACACTTCACTTTTAGGAGAGGGGGATGGAATCCTATGTGGAACTAGGGTTTGCACATACCTTCTGCTTCAGCTCAGCTGACATCATTCCCAGGAGGCCCTAGGAGTCTCTTTAGAGGAGAGTATTAATTGTGTATCAAGGAGTGCtcagttaatttcatttttctcttgttaacagaaacaagaaaaagatttcTGACAAGTGTACTAACAGCATTGCTTTCTGATGAGTTTTTGGGTAATCAGAAAATCCAACCGAACAGACCGTCCCTTTCCGCAGCTCTTCTGCTCACCTGAGGTTTGGTGTAGAGGCTCTCCTGTAATCACGGGCCAGGACCTGCTGTCGCTGTGTGCAGAGAGGCTGTGCTCACCAGTGTTTTTGCCGCGGACTGGCTGCAGCCAGTTCACCTTAGTCTGCTTGTATCAGTGACCGATGCAGAGAATGACATGTGCCTGAGGATGGCTGAGGACCTCGGTGCACTTGTGTGGCCTTGGTGCCAGTGGATGTCCACTGGAACAAAGCCGAGGTGGGTTGTCGGTGCCCAGACCACGCAGCCCACTGCCACGGTGCTGCCCGGGAGGCGTCTAAGCGAAGATCAGGTTATTCGTTAGGATCTCAAGAGTTGCATTTAGGCAGCTAAAAATAGTTGTGATGATGTGTTTTGTATCCCTCTTGTGATGTGGCGGTTGCCTGCGGAAGACTTTCCTGGGCTGACGTGTTGGTGTTTTGAGTAACGTGATAAGCAAATCTTCTGTCTTACCTCTCCGTGAGGttactgtatatttttctgtCCGCTAAGTGTCACCTGCAACGCACAGTGTGCCTTGTCTCTCTCCAGGCACATTTTGATGTCCCAGCAGACCCTGAGGAACGTGCCGCCGATAGTGTTTCTTCAGGACAAAGGAAATGCGGCTCTAGCTGAGGTAAGGCTAAGTGACTTTCCATAATGAGCTTTTCTATGagtaagattttatatttaattttgagagattcAGATGATGTGTACAGTTAAAGGAAGCAAC contains these protein-coding regions:
- the RBFA gene encoding putative ribosome-binding factor A, mitochondrial, whose product is MWASALRVWGLREMFRAPLGGRQAALLTGGVRGVHSSPVPCGKNLLKKFASKTKKKFWYEGPSLGSHLMYKPSQLEFLTKTTSKKTRKDDQVRLRALNGLLYKALTDLLCTPEVSQEICDLNVQLSKVSLTSDFSACRVYWRTTVSAEQNAHTEAVLRRSAAHMRHILMSQQTLRNVPPIVFLQDKGNAALAEVDWLLANADFGPPEEREDCVQSDARGCGALDAPSRSTQGPAACSSLCGIDHEALNKQIMEYKRRKERRCRSESPAESPLTHTREGNVAATPCADGDLSREVTPCRGQRVATRTLTWMAPEGRQEGRR